One part of the Halobacteriovorax vibrionivorans genome encodes these proteins:
- a CDS encoding 4'-phosphopantetheinyl transferase family protein, with amino-acid sequence MSNKNFKRSTFLYVTPKEVPKDYLMDHKLDYRLSRWCLKELTQEENLSIFNHLHMEADETKLVSISHTKELAACALCINKNVRSIGIDIEWVGRKIRDGSFKYFVSKEEELELYSPLEIWCIKEAAFKAYYPFHDQSQKTLVLTDFVIKENATLLAPNGETFDFSLTKQKVEDKEFILVLAEY; translated from the coding sequence ATGAGCAATAAAAATTTTAAACGAAGTACATTTTTATATGTGACACCAAAAGAAGTTCCAAAAGACTATCTTATGGATCACAAGCTTGATTACCGCTTATCCAGATGGTGCCTAAAAGAGCTGACTCAAGAAGAGAACTTAAGTATATTCAATCACTTACATATGGAAGCTGACGAGACTAAGTTGGTATCAATAAGTCATACTAAGGAGCTAGCAGCCTGTGCGCTATGCATCAACAAAAACGTACGTTCTATCGGCATCGATATCGAATGGGTTGGAAGAAAAATAAGGGATGGAAGCTTTAAATACTTTGTTTCAAAAGAAGAGGAATTAGAACTCTATTCTCCCCTAGAGATTTGGTGCATAAAAGAAGCGGCCTTTAAGGCCTATTATCCATTTCACGATCAATCGCAAAAAACACTTGTTCTAACTGATTTTGTAATTAAAGAAAACGCGACCTTGTTGGCCCCAAACGGTGAAACCTTTGATTTTTCACTAACAAAGCAAAAAGTAGAGGACAAAGAATTTATCCTTGTCCTCGCAGAATATTAA
- a CDS encoding M61 family metallopeptidase codes for MLKYTIDIPNPHTHLVNISLEADIKSQGVEGDNFRFYMPSWSPGSYLMREYARHIKEIKVEDSKGNRLFHKQVSKNEWEVQLDHPVFKSEVIKDDSKVLIQYSVYCHDLTVRTSHVDNTHAFLHGPSVFIAFENQQGPAQIEIKINPLWTKVTTALKDVSPERTTFLYEAENLDELMDSPFEIGCHETNGFMYKDKEHHVAFYGDFASQKDVFSGLMADMEKAVHETAKIFDEDLPYDHYYFITHLTPNGFGGLEHLDSTVLQFCPFELAKEKGRKQFVELVAHEYFHLWNVKRIRPKELGPFDYKNENYTRMHWLTEGLTSFVDQLVTYRAGFYSPSEYMECMKKNINNFLSTPGRGYHSLEDSSFNAWVKLYRAGENFKNSSVSYYLKGGLVFFVLNVLMKEEGKGINDLVRALWADYKQRPETGLTKDGFFKILSSLVSQKVCDEFKLLVEGVEEIDFESHLKKMGVEVEWTTPKLDLGVNLSDEKGRINIKSVRQGSCGYKSGLNAGDEIIAINALRVDKKIIDKLDEMYSENDQIDLLIARTGKLQTVTVTLGNGLRSIKELKVNDEELFKKYLS; via the coding sequence GTGCTTAAATATACGATTGATATTCCAAATCCACACACTCATCTCGTCAATATTAGTTTAGAAGCAGATATCAAATCTCAAGGTGTAGAAGGTGATAATTTTCGTTTCTATATGCCATCTTGGTCACCAGGCTCTTATTTAATGCGTGAGTATGCAAGGCATATTAAAGAGATAAAAGTTGAGGATTCTAAAGGTAATCGACTTTTTCACAAGCAAGTATCTAAGAATGAATGGGAAGTTCAACTTGATCATCCTGTTTTCAAGTCAGAAGTGATTAAAGACGATTCAAAGGTTCTTATTCAATATAGTGTCTATTGTCATGACTTAACGGTTAGAACATCTCACGTGGATAATACACATGCCTTCTTACATGGACCAAGTGTCTTTATTGCATTTGAAAATCAGCAAGGCCCTGCTCAAATTGAGATCAAGATTAATCCTCTTTGGACTAAAGTTACAACTGCATTAAAAGATGTATCTCCTGAGAGAACGACTTTCTTATATGAAGCAGAGAATCTTGATGAATTAATGGATTCTCCCTTTGAAATAGGCTGTCATGAAACTAATGGGTTTATGTATAAAGATAAGGAACATCACGTTGCTTTCTATGGAGATTTTGCTTCACAAAAAGATGTCTTCTCTGGACTAATGGCGGATATGGAAAAGGCCGTTCACGAGACAGCAAAGATTTTCGATGAAGATTTACCTTATGATCATTATTATTTCATCACTCATCTAACTCCTAATGGCTTTGGAGGTCTTGAGCATCTCGATTCTACAGTTCTTCAATTCTGTCCATTTGAATTGGCAAAAGAAAAAGGAAGGAAGCAATTTGTTGAATTAGTTGCCCATGAATATTTTCACCTATGGAATGTTAAAAGGATTAGGCCAAAAGAGCTTGGACCTTTTGATTATAAGAATGAGAATTATACTCGTATGCACTGGCTTACTGAAGGACTAACTAGTTTTGTGGATCAGTTAGTAACTTATCGTGCAGGTTTTTATTCACCAAGTGAGTATATGGAGTGCATGAAGAAAAATATTAATAATTTTCTTTCAACACCTGGCCGTGGTTATCACTCTTTAGAAGATTCATCTTTTAATGCATGGGTAAAGCTTTATCGCGCAGGGGAGAATTTTAAAAATTCTTCAGTTAGCTATTATTTAAAAGGTGGCCTTGTATTCTTCGTCCTAAATGTTCTTATGAAAGAAGAAGGTAAGGGGATTAATGACCTCGTCCGTGCTCTATGGGCGGATTATAAGCAAAGGCCTGAGACTGGTTTAACTAAAGATGGCTTCTTTAAAATCTTATCATCTCTTGTTTCTCAGAAAGTATGTGATGAATTTAAACTTCTAGTAGAAGGTGTTGAAGAGATTGATTTTGAATCTCATCTTAAAAAAATGGGTGTTGAGGTTGAGTGGACAACTCCTAAACTTGATCTTGGTGTTAATCTTTCGGATGAAAAGGGAAGAATCAATATTAAGTCAGTAAGACAAGGAAGCTGCGGATATAAAAGTGGCCTAAATGCTGGAGATGAAATTATTGCAATCAATGCTTTAAGGGTAGATAAGAAGATCATCGATAAATTAGATGAGATGTATAGTGAAAATGATCAAATCGATCTTTTAATCGCACGTACAGGTAAGTTGCAAACTGTAACAGTTACTCTAGGCAATGGATTAAGATCAATTAAAGAACTTAAAGTTAATGATGAAGAATTATTTAAAAAGTATTTGAGTTAA
- a CDS encoding HesB/IscA family protein has product MKTESKSAQSSASYNIDRSQVTLPKLSFTQMAQDQLNLMLENDFTLQGKYLRILISGKGCEGFKYSIGFHDLNDDDFLVPVKEMDTEVAIDPFTAFYLGETQIDYQFNYINDEEGFVVVNKQQDEFQGKFWRKDKSKIPPKVQ; this is encoded by the coding sequence ATGAAAACTGAATCAAAATCAGCGCAAAGCAGTGCGTCGTACAATATCGACCGCTCTCAAGTAACGCTACCAAAATTAAGTTTTACTCAAATGGCCCAAGATCAGCTTAATCTTATGCTTGAAAACGACTTTACTCTACAAGGCAAGTACTTAAGAATTCTTATAAGTGGTAAAGGATGCGAAGGATTTAAATATTCAATAGGTTTCCACGACTTAAATGATGATGACTTTCTAGTTCCTGTGAAGGAAATGGATACTGAAGTGGCCATTGATCCATTTACTGCTTTCTACTTAGGTGAAACGCAGATCGATTATCAATTTAACTACATTAACGACGAAGAAGGTTTTGTCGTTGTTAATAAGCAACAAGATGAGTTCCAAGGAAAATTTTGGCGTAAAGATAAGTCAAAAATTCCTCCAAAAGTTCAATAG
- a CDS encoding LysR family transcriptional regulator: MDYRYLKAFTLTAKYLSFSKAAAELKIAQSAVSRQVKLLEESMNEELIIRSSKKVILTKKAKDLLKSIEHFEVDVGEIFEKNQDKPIHIGILDGLLVNWFNPILAKYAQNYKRDIYVHVADSPALRRGIEDGVYDMIFSTDGFQSDLTSSLKLFEEKFVIISKEEINKKKLHEYTWIVFSELDHLYKLSKKAPAKKIVVSSLESIKALVKHGVGIAVVPDHTLSKNHKFHTEPITGLKNMNIYMTTLSYKNMPPFLKEFSKILQAN; encoded by the coding sequence ATGGATTATCGCTATCTAAAGGCATTTACTCTAACGGCAAAATACCTAAGCTTTTCAAAAGCGGCAGCAGAGTTAAAAATTGCTCAATCTGCGGTATCTCGTCAAGTAAAGCTATTAGAAGAATCGATGAATGAAGAACTTATTATTCGCTCTAGTAAGAAAGTTATTCTTACGAAAAAAGCAAAAGATCTTCTTAAGTCGATAGAGCACTTTGAAGTTGACGTTGGTGAAATCTTTGAAAAAAATCAAGATAAGCCAATTCACATAGGAATCCTGGATGGACTACTTGTAAACTGGTTTAATCCAATTCTTGCAAAGTATGCCCAAAATTATAAACGCGATATATATGTACACGTAGCAGACTCTCCGGCCCTTAGACGAGGTATTGAAGACGGTGTCTATGACATGATCTTTTCAACTGATGGCTTTCAATCAGACCTAACTTCGTCATTGAAGTTATTTGAAGAGAAGTTTGTTATTATCTCAAAAGAAGAAATTAACAAGAAGAAGCTTCACGAGTACACGTGGATTGTTTTTAGTGAACTAGACCACTTATACAAGCTTTCAAAGAAGGCTCCCGCAAAAAAGATCGTTGTTAGCTCTCTTGAAAGTATAAAAGCGCTAGTTAAGCACGGTGTAGGTATTGCTGTAGTACCTGATCATACCCTTTCTAAGAATCATAAATTTCATACAGAACCTATTACAGGCCTTAAGAATATGAATATTTATATGACCACTCTTAGCTATAAGAATATGCCGCCATTTTTAAAAGAATTTTCAAAGATATTACAGGCGAACTAG
- a CDS encoding DUF6178 family protein — MTNDSKNKKEIKDNSKNNPENASLPNTDVINLILKESKAYTSMELVNSYISKGESLEKLPVQPLYVSIKALPIEVKTHALSLLSKEQRETFYDIDLWSKDDLDINEFSSWVSSVAKSPDDHIRYEFIESDQFILFLKGRFNVWTFDVEDPEYPDHDNYFLTEDNLLLFEFDEENEIVDEVRQLIRDLYTKVGVEKAYQHLFKMISEDYMIYNENQYQAKKERLREYGFVDYFDALEVMNAFPSISHIDFFIKKREPLTGNISTLGKLQTLHQNSIIAFEKNSGSIHEELSKVSDEKRFNYLHFNFIRMLNASMEYYGVLKDGPVAMTRIGNQNRELVLLGMSYINEQRSFDNESLFDYFDFTDIYKIGNSLIRILQKDVKKALRNNLMEDSTDNFLGASFDLFLDDFFSDLVKYRDDDNKIVVVNNAEVWRKLQSKCNLLRELMPFIKGLKETYLSLKDDGLLSDNYYLNYDVNSIDFEAIILSTFINFSLEKFKKDDSRKMGVSIEEFKDFLGKSKLSEGIFDNPYIEEKIALFAQTFGLDKIDNIHAYIMKILHDHLSGYEFENLRDDEFKHIGGPIIFNTLS; from the coding sequence ATGACTAATGATTCAAAAAATAAGAAAGAAATAAAAGATAATTCTAAGAATAATCCGGAGAATGCATCGCTTCCTAATACTGATGTTATTAACCTTATTCTTAAAGAATCTAAGGCCTACACTTCGATGGAATTAGTTAATAGCTATATATCAAAGGGAGAAAGCCTTGAAAAACTACCTGTTCAACCTCTTTATGTTTCTATTAAGGCCTTGCCAATTGAGGTTAAGACTCATGCTCTAAGCCTTTTATCAAAGGAGCAAAGAGAAACTTTCTACGATATTGATCTTTGGTCAAAAGATGACTTAGACATTAACGAATTCTCATCGTGGGTAAGCTCTGTTGCTAAGAGTCCAGATGATCATATTCGTTACGAGTTTATTGAATCTGATCAATTTATTCTCTTTCTAAAGGGACGCTTCAATGTATGGACTTTTGATGTTGAAGATCCTGAGTACCCTGACCACGATAATTATTTCTTAACTGAAGATAATTTACTACTTTTTGAATTTGATGAAGAAAATGAAATTGTTGATGAAGTAAGACAATTAATTCGTGATCTCTATACAAAAGTTGGAGTCGAAAAGGCCTATCAGCATCTTTTTAAAATGATCTCTGAAGATTATATGATTTATAATGAGAACCAATACCAGGCCAAAAAAGAGAGGCTTAGAGAGTATGGTTTTGTCGATTATTTTGATGCGCTAGAGGTAATGAATGCATTCCCATCAATCAGTCATATCGATTTCTTTATTAAAAAGAGAGAGCCCTTAACTGGAAATATTTCTACTCTTGGCAAGCTTCAAACTCTTCATCAGAACTCAATTATCGCTTTTGAAAAGAACTCTGGAAGTATTCATGAGGAACTTTCAAAGGTTTCAGATGAAAAGCGTTTTAACTACCTTCATTTTAACTTTATTCGTATGCTCAATGCGAGTATGGAATATTATGGCGTTCTAAAAGATGGCCCAGTGGCCATGACAAGAATTGGAAACCAAAACCGAGAACTTGTCTTACTTGGAATGTCTTATATCAATGAACAAAGATCTTTTGATAATGAAAGTCTTTTTGATTACTTTGATTTTACAGATATATATAAAATTGGAAATTCTCTTATTCGCATCTTACAAAAAGATGTGAAAAAGGCCCTTCGTAATAATCTTATGGAGGACTCAACAGATAACTTCTTAGGTGCATCTTTTGATCTTTTCCTCGATGATTTCTTTAGTGATCTGGTTAAGTATCGTGATGATGATAACAAAATTGTCGTGGTCAATAATGCTGAGGTTTGGCGAAAGCTTCAAAGTAAGTGCAACTTGTTAAGAGAGCTTATGCCTTTTATAAAAGGGTTAAAAGAAACATATCTTTCATTAAAAGATGATGGACTATTATCTGATAATTACTATTTAAATTACGATGTGAATTCAATTGATTTTGAGGCCATTATTCTCTCTACTTTTATTAATTTTAGTTTAGAGAAATTTAAAAAAGATGACTCTCGAAAAATGGGTGTTTCCATTGAAGAATTTAAGGACTTTCTAGGAAAGTCTAAGCTTAGTGAAGGAATTTTTGATAATCCATATATTGAAGAAAAGATTGCTCTTTTTGCTCAAACCTTTGGATTGGATAAGATAGATAATATTCACGCCTATATTATGAAGATTTTACATGATCATTTATCTGGTTATGAATTCGAAAATTTACGAGATGATGAGTTCAAGCACATCGGTGGCCCTATTATTTTCAACACTTTAAGTTAA
- a CDS encoding Crp/Fnr family transcriptional regulator, with protein MAVLDKKQCADCPSKDMGIFCGLTFQEAMEVSSTTHTLKFKRGQSIFSQGNSPEGIYCIQSGNIKLTKTGQDGKETIIRIVTHGDVIGHRSLFTAQEFHGTATALDDVVVCFIDRNHVLKLINDKPSIALELINKLSRDMGVAEERSSSFHQKNVRERIAQLILELSDSHGVDLGNGEVQINLKLTREEMATMIGTANETLIRIISEYRKDGLIDQNGKLIVIKDRKELQKRADGVH; from the coding sequence ATGGCAGTTTTAGATAAGAAACAATGTGCAGATTGCCCATCAAAAGATATGGGAATTTTTTGTGGTCTAACTTTCCAAGAAGCAATGGAAGTTTCATCGACGACACACACATTAAAATTTAAACGTGGCCAAAGTATTTTCTCTCAGGGAAATAGCCCGGAAGGAATCTACTGCATTCAATCTGGAAATATAAAACTTACAAAAACTGGTCAAGACGGGAAAGAAACAATTATTAGAATTGTTACTCATGGTGATGTTATTGGTCACCGCTCTCTTTTTACAGCACAAGAATTTCACGGAACAGCTACGGCCCTTGATGATGTCGTGGTTTGTTTTATCGATCGCAATCATGTCCTTAAGCTAATCAATGATAAGCCATCAATCGCATTAGAATTAATTAACAAGCTTAGCCGTGATATGGGTGTTGCTGAAGAGCGCTCAAGTTCTTTTCATCAAAAAAATGTAAGAGAGCGTATTGCACAGCTTATACTGGAACTTTCAGACTCGCACGGTGTTGATCTTGGTAACGGCGAAGTTCAAATTAACCTCAAGCTTACAAGAGAAGAGATGGCAACAATGATTGGGACAGCGAATGAAACATTAATTCGCATCATCTCTGAATATCGAAAGGATGGCCTTATTGATCAAAATGGTAAATTGATCGTTATTAAAGATCGCAAAGAGCTACAAAAAAGAGCCGACGGGGTTCACTAA